In Hippoglossus stenolepis isolate QCI-W04-F060 chromosome 20, HSTE1.2, whole genome shotgun sequence, the following are encoded in one genomic region:
- the LOC118099823 gene encoding NF-kappa-B inhibitor alpha gives MDVHRVSNHGQMDYNYDNMGPKQGKILPCQDDRFDSGLESLKEDELVSEFEDMSVDPRDHSHESEPWRSAVTEDGDTPLHLAIIHEATEHALQMIKLSHNHPFLNIHNHQRQTALHLAVITEQPLLVEKLLKAGCDPRLADNCGNTALHIACKRGSLACFGLITQNCQRHLTSMVSFPNYNGHNCLHLASINGYISLVENLVRLGADINTQEQCSGRTALHLAVDLQNPALVRCLLDLGADVNCMNYGGFTAYHLTYGRTNEVIRCQLFERTAQELRELPESESDESDMEELDLSEDELYDDIKFGK, from the exons atggACGTGCACCGAGTATCCAACCACGGTCAAATGGATTATAACTACGACAACATGGGACCTAAGCAGGGGAAAATTCTGCCCTGCCAAGATGACCGCTTCGACAGCGGCCTGGAGTCCCTGAAGGAGGACGAGCTGGTGAGCGAGTTTGAGGACATGAGCGTGGACCCGCGGGATCACTCGCACGAAAGCGAGCCTTGGAGGAGTGCGGTGACGGAGGATGGTGACAC GCCTCTCCACTTGGCCATCATTCACGAAGCCACTGAACATGCCCTCCAGATGATCAAGCTGTCGCACAACCACCCCTTCCTCAACATCCACAACCACCAGAGACAG ACTGCCCTCCATCTAGCAGTGATCACAGAGCAGCCCCTGTTGGTGGAGAAGCTCCTGAAGGCCGGCTGTGACCCACGGTTGGCCGATAATTGCGGCAACACAGCGCTCCACATCGCCTGCAAGAGAGGCTCCCTCGCCTGCTTCGGCCTCATCACCCAAAACTGCCAGCGCCACCTCACCTCCATGGTGTCCTTCCCCAACTACAATG GTCACAACTGTCTCCACCTGGCGTCCATTAACGGCTACATCTCATTGGTGGAAAACCTTGTTCGGCTGGGTGCAGACATCAACACACAG GAACAATGCAGTGGACGAACGGCCCTCCACCTGGCTGTTGATCTCCAGAACCCCGCTCTGGTTCGCTGCCTCCTCGACCTCGGTGCCGACGTCAACTGCATGAACTATGGCGGCTTCACGGCGTACCACCTCACCTACGGGCGCACGAACGAAGTGATACGGTGCCAGCTGTTTGAGAGGACGGCGCAGGAACTGAGGGAGCTCCCCGAAAGCGAATCGGATGAGAGCGACATGGAGGAACTGGACCTGTCGGAAGACGAG TTGTACGATGACATAAAGTTCGGAAAGTAA